CTGCCGCAGGACGGCGCGGTCGCCTGGGATGTCACCGTGGAAACGCTCGTTCGGCTCGGTCGCCTGCCGCACCGCGCCGGACCCGAAGCGGACGCCGCCGCGGCGCGGGCTGCCATGGCCGCGCTCGATCTGGAGGGCTTCGCCGCGCGGCCCGTTTCCGCGCTATCCGGCGGCGAGCGCGCCCGCGCCCTGCTGGCGCGCGTGCTGGCGGGTGAGCCGCGCTGGATTCTCGCCGACGAACCGCTCGCCAGTCTCGATCTCGCGCACCAGCTTGCCTTGCTGGCCCGCTTCCGCATCCTCGCGGGGGGCGGAGCGGGGGTGGTCCTCGTACTCCACGATCTCGCGCAGGCGATGAACCATGCCGATCGCGTCCTGATCCTCGATCAGGGTCGCCTCGTGGCCAATGGGCCGCCCGAAACGACGCTTACCCCCGCGATGATCGGGGAAGTGTGGGGCCTTGATGGCCATTGGCTGGGCGAGCCGGGCGCAAGGGCGCTGGCTTTCTCTCCGGCAGGAAACGCGCCTACTGGCCGCCGCTAAACGGCGGCGGCGCGAAGATTTCCAGAATCGCGGTGCCGGCCGGGGCAACCTTGCCGGGCATGGGTTGCGTCGTGATCCCGGCGCCGGCCAGTGCCCCGGGCAGGGCTTCGTCGTGTGCGTCCTCGGGCATGGCGATGCGGACGTGGGCAACGCCCCAGCGCTGCAAGGCCCAGATCGCGACACCGGCCGGAATCGCGTCGGCGGGGGCTCCCTCGGTGGTGAGCGCGACGCGCAGTTCCGCCGTGGCGGGCGGGATCACGCGCACGCTCCAGCCCTCCGCCGCGTCGGTGGCGATGCGCTCGGCCTGAAGATAATCGGTCAGCTTCCAGCCGGGCGCAGCAACCGGCTGGATGTTCACCGCGCGTTCGGTGCGGTTGATCCACAGCGCGGTGGTGGGCAGGCCGATGCTGGCGCGGATGCGGGCATAGGGCGGCACGTCGGCGGCGATCCCGGCGGCGGTGCGTTCCATCGCCGCGTCGATCATGGCGCGGGTTTGCGCGGGCAGGTCGGCGGCCAGCACCTGCTGCAGATTGACCGAGACTTCCGGCCCGACCTTCGGTGCCAGGAGATCGTGGACGCGCTGTTCGCCGTTCGCCGCGTATTGCGGGGCGACCACGACCGCATTGACCGAGGGATCGCCGAACAGGGGCCAGTGCACGTCCATCTGCGCGATGCTGGCGCCCCGCTGGCCGGAAACCTGCTCGATCGCGCTCCTCGCGGACGAACGCAGCGTCGCCTCGCGCTTTACCTGCACGAGTGTCATGGCCAGCGGGGTGGCCAGCGCCAGGAACGCGGCGACACCGGCTACGGTATGCGTGGTGGTCCATTGCACGTTCTGCAATGGCCGCGCCGCGCCGGAGAGCCGGGCGACCAGCGCGAAGGCAAAGGCGATGGCGGAAAGGTTGGTCAGGAACAGCAGCAGCGCGCCCAGCGCGAAGGTGGGTTGCAGCGTGGCGATGCCATAGCCGACGGTGGTCAACGGCGGCATCAGCGCGGTGGCGATGGCCACGCCGATCGCGGTCCCGCCCTTGCGCATCACCGTGGCGTACCCGCCGGCGATGCCGGAAAGCAGCGCGACGGCGAGGTCGAGCAGGGTCGGCTGCGTGCGGGCCAGAAGTTCGGGCGTGGCGTTGCGGATCGGGCTGATCCAGGTGATCAGCATTCCGGCGGCAATGCCGATCGCCGCGCCCACCAGCACCACGCGCGCGGCATCGCGGATGCGCTGCCCGTCGATCGAGGCGAAGCCGAAGCCCAGCGCGGCGATCGGGCTCATCAGTGGCGAGACCAGCATCGCACCGATCACCACGGCGGTTGACGATTGCAGCAGGCCCAGCGCCGCGATGCCGGCGGCCAAGCCGCACATCAGCATGTACCCGCGTGTCAGCGCGCCATCATCCTGCACCTGATGCCCCAGTTCACGCGCGTCATCGGGCGAGAGCTCCGGAAGCAGGATAAGCCGGGCGAACCGGACGCGCCAGCGCATCAGGCGATGCCGGAGCGGAGCGATTCGGGAGGAGAGCGCGGCGGGATCGGGAAAGCGGAAAGCCATGCCGGGAGGATAGCGGCCTCGCTGCCGGTCGCCAAATCCGCAGGGTCCTTGCCGCCGATGATTTCATCCGCACCGGATGCGAAAAGGGCATGGAACCGGTCCATGCCCTTTCCCTTGCTTCAATATCCGCAGGCCGATCAGGCCGGAAGCGTCAGCGCCTCGTAGCGTTCGAGATGCCAGTCGGCGGGGCCGAACTGGCTTTCGATCATCGTCATGCGCTTGAAGTAGTGGCCGGCGGCCAGTTCCACGGTGATGCCGATGCCGCCGTGCGTCTGCACCGCGTTCTGGCCGATGAAGCGCAGCGACTTCGAGACCTTGGCCTTGGCGAGGCTCACCGCCGCCTTGCGCTGTTCGGCCGGCAGGTCGAGCTTGAGCGTGCCCATCAGCGTCATCGAGGCGATCTGTTCGGCCTCGATCATCATGTCGGCCAGGCGGAACTGCAGCGCCTGGAACCGGCCGATCGGCTGGCCGAACTGCTTGCGTTCCTTGGTATAGGCCAGCGTCAGTTCGTGAAGCTGGCGCCCGGCGCCCTGGCCTTCGGCGCAGACGGCCATCGTGGCTTGGTCCATCACCTGCTCGATCAGGTCCATGCCACCGGGCAGCAAGGCTTCGCCGGGGACGGCGACGTTCTCGAAATAGACTTCCGAGGCCTGGAACCCGTCGACTGTCGGGTAGTCGCGGCGCGTCACGCCCGCACTTTTCGCGTCCACCACGAACAGCTCGACGCCGCCGCGTTCGTTGCCCGATCCGCCGGTCCGGGCGGTGACCAGCAGGTGCGTGGCCCACGGCGCGGCATAGACCACCGCCTTGTGACCGTTCAGCACATAGCCGGCGCCGTCCTTGCGCGCGGTGGTTTCGATCCGCGCCAAGTCATAGCGGCCCTTCGGCTCGGCATAGGCGAAGGCGAAGATCACATCGCCGCCGATGATGCCGGGAATCAGCGCGTCGGCCATCGCGCCGCCCGCCGCCTTCAGCGCGCCGCCGCCGATCACGGCGGTCTGGAGGTAGGGTTCGATCGCGATGACCTTGCCCAGTTCCTCCATCACGATCAGGTTTTCCAGCGGCCCGCCGCCCAGGCCGCCCTGTTCCTCGGAAAAGGGCGCGGACAGGATGCCCAGCTCGGTCGCCAGCGCGCGCCAGATGCCGGGATCGCGGCCTTCGGGGCGCTCCAGCATCTTCTTGCGGGTTTCAAAGTCGTAGGTGTCCGCCAGGAAGCGCGAAAGCGTGTCGCGCAGCATGTCCTGCGTTTCGGTGAAGCTCAGGTCCATTCGTATCTATCCTCTCGGTCGGCCGCCGGATGGCCAGCCTGTTGGCTGGCTCAGAGGCCGAGAACCATCTTGGCGATGATGTTGCGCTGGATTTCGTTGGACCCGCCATAGATGGTGGTCTTGCGCATGTTGAAATAGCTCGGTGCGGTGTGGTGCGCCCAGTCCGGCCCGATCGGGTGCTCGTTGTCCCCTTCGCCGAAGCCGCGGAAATAGGGCGCGCCATAGTGCCCCGCCGCTTCCAGCGCGAGTTCGGTGATGCGTTGCTGGATCTCCGAACCCTTGATCTTCAGCACGCTCGATTCCGGCCCCGGCCCGCGCCCGGCGGCTTCGCCGGCCAGCGTGCGCAGTTCGGTGAATTCCAGCGCGGTCAGGTCCATTTCCAGTTCGGCCACCTTGCGGCGGAAGAACGGATTGGCCAGCAGCGGACGGTCGCCGTCCATTTCCGACGAGGCGATCGAGCGCACCCGCTCGATCCCGCGCTTCGAGGCCGCGACGCCGGCGATGCCGGTGCGTTCGTGCGCCAGCAGGAACTTGGCGCAGGTCCAGCCCTTGTTCTCTTCGTACACGCGGTTTTCGACCGGCACCTTCACGTCTTCGAGGAACACCTCGTTGACTTCGTGTTCGCCGCCCAAGGTGATGATCGGGCGCACGGTGATGCCCGGCGTCTTCATGTCGATCAGCAGGAAGCTGATGCCTTCCTGCTGCTTGGCATCGGGATTGGTGCGGACCAGGAAGAAGCCCCAGTCGGCATGCTGCGCCATCGTGGTCCAGGTCTTCTGGCCGTTGACGATATAGTGCGTGCCGTCGTCGCTCAGCACCGCGCGCGTGCGCAGCGAGGCAAGGTCGGAGCCGGAGCCGGGCTCGGAATAGCCCTGGCACCACCAGTCCTCGCCCGAAAGGATGCGCGGCAGGAAGCGGGCCTTCTGCTCGGGCGTGCCGAAGGTGTAGATCACCGGGCCGACCATGGTGATGCCGAAAGGCATGATGCGGATGCAATCGGCCCGCGCGGTTTCCTCGGACCAGATGTAGCGCTGCGTCGCGGTCCAGCCGGGGCCGCCGTACTCGACCGGCCACGCGGGCGCGATCCAGCCCTTCTTCGCCAGCACCTTGTGCCAGGACAGGAAATCCTCCTTGCTCAGGTCGCCGCCCTCGTCCTGCTTGCCGCGCAGCTGGGCGGGGTAGTTTTCGGCGATGAACGCGCGCACTTCGTCGCGGAAGGCAAGCTCTTCCGGGCTGAAATCAAGGTTCACGACGTCTCTCCCTTTTATAGACCGTCAGGCGCTGTCCGGCGAACGCGAAGGCTCTCGGAACAGGTTTAATCGGGCGACTGAATAGCAGGAAAATTGCCCGGTTTTAAGCGGGTGATGCAGGCTTTGGCGCAAGATCGCGGCAGCGCCGGACGAGGCTGGATGACGTAACGGAAAGAAACGCGGCAAGGCGCCGAGGCGGCCCTTTCGGGCGGTCTGCGGCGGCAGCGCGGATGCGCGGGTAAGCGCGGGAAAAGCACGCCGCGCGAATCGGGTCCGGCCCTGAAACCGGCTTGGCGCGGGCCAGACGAAGTGTGATGAAACTCACGGACGCTGGCGTTGGCATGGTTCTACCATTTGGCCCTTGCAACGCTTCCCTGAAGCTGGAAACGCGAAGTACCGGGCATGTCGGGCAGGTCGAAGGGAATGCACAGGGACGAACGCATAACGGCGATCGCCGCGATGTTCGATTGCGCGCCCGCGCTGGCCGCACACGTCGAGCCATCGATGCAGGCGGTATCGTTCGCGCATAAGGCGGTGCTCGCCCACCAGGGCGATCCCTCCGAACATTGCTGGCTGGTGATCGGCGGCACCGTTCATATCCAGGTGAACGGCATCGACGGGCAGCGCGTGCAACTGGCCTATCACGGACCGGGTGAATTCTTCGGGGCCTACCCCGAACCGGCGACCCACCGCGCGGACATGGTGGCGCACGGCGCGGTCGATCTGCTGCGCATTCGGTGCACCGAACTGGCGGCGCTGGCCACGCGCGAACCGGCGCTGGCGGTCGGCCTTGCCAGACGGCTCGCGCGCCAGCTCGATCTGTCGTTGGACCGGATGGCGGCGCAGACCACGCTTTCGGCGCCCGGGCGCATTCATGCGGAATTGCTGCGGCTGGCGGATGCGGAATACCGCATTGTGCCGGCACCGCAGATTACCGCGCTGGCGCTCAACGCCAACACCGCGCGCGAAACCGCCTCGCGCGCGGTCAGCGCGCTGGAGCGGCGCGGGATCGTGGAACGGTCGGAACGGGGCCTGACCATCCTGGCTCCACGCATGTTGCGCGATATGATCTACTGACCGGGCGTTTGCTGTTAATCAGCGCACCGCCAGCAGCCCCAGCGCCAGATCTCCCTGCGCCGACGCGATCTGGCCGAAGTTTTCGCAGTGCAGGTCCGGCGCGTGCAGGGTCAGCGCCAGCGCCAGCGAGCGGGATACCGGCACTTGTCCGGGCAGCCCCGCACCGGCCACGCGCACGGCCGTTTCCAGGCGCTGCGTGGTGTTCCCGGCCGGATCGTAGGCGCCATAGGTCACGCCCAGCGTGCGGCCGTGCAGCGTCACGTCCGCCAGCGCTATGCGCGCCGCCGCGACCGGATCGTCGAATCGCGCGATGGTGAACGCGCCGTGCCGGACCAGCGCCGCGCCGGCGTGGGCGAAATGGTCCGCCGGCTCGCCATCGGGCACGGCGACAAGCGCCTCGCGCGCGAAGGTGGGCGGGGGGCTGGTCGTGGAGCCGCTGCGTTCGAGCGGGACTCGTTCGATGGGCAGGCCACGGTCGCGCCAGGCGGCGTCCAGCAGCGAACCTTGCGCCCGCGTGCCGTCGCCCAGCCGCAGCGCCACGGCATGGCTTTCGAGTTGGCGGGCATGGCGGATCGCGCAGCCCATCGCCATCTCGTCGCCGACGTAGATTCCCGATTGCGAAACCGCGTCCAGCGCCTCGATGGTTTCCACCGAAGCGGCGGCTTCGAGAATGGCGTCGAAACGCGCTTCCCAATGCGTGCCGAAGCGGGAGACCGAATCGTGGCGGAAGCCCTCGATCGTGGCGGGCAGCATGACGTGCAGTTCCACGTCGCGTTCCAGCAGCGCTTCGGCGACCATGATGTCCGCCCCCGCGGCCAGCGCGCCGAAGGCGAAGCCGGGCCGGATGCGATCCACCGCCTCGGCGATCCGTTCGGGCGATTGCGCCTGATCGGGCGCGACGTGGATGATGCCGCTGAAATGCAGGCTTGCCGGTGGACGATAGGCATCCAGCCATTCCGCCGGCCGCGCGAGCGTCGCCATGATCAGCCGGAAATGCCGCAGGGTGGAGGCGTGATCCTCCCACGCGCGCGGGGCCTGCCGGACGGCCTGCGCCAGCACCGCCTGGCCCTTGTCGATCTCGCCCAGCAGCAGGCACGCTTCCGCGCGAGTGGCGTGCAGCCAATAGGCGGTTTCGGGTTCGTGATCGCCCGCATCGAGCATGGTCAGGACGCGGGTGGCCAGGATCGCCGCGTCCTTTTGGTTGCCTTCCAGCAGTGCGATCGTTGCGGCGTTGATCAGCGGATAGGTGGCCGGCATCATCGCCGCAGCCGAGAGATAGGCCTGCCGCGCCGCGCCCAGCAGGCGGGTGCGTTCCGCCGTCGATGGCGCGGAAAGGCCCCGGTCCTTCAACAGGCGGCCCTTCAGCGTCAGCGTATCGGGATGCCGGTCGCCTTCCAGCGCGGCGTCGGTGAACATCTGCCACGCCCGCATCGTATCGCCGCTGCGGGCAAGCCGTCTGATGATCGGGATTTTCGAATTGTGCACGGCTTGCCCAGCTTTCCTTGCGGGGTTTCAGTTGAGCTTCGGCGGCGGGTTCTTGATGTCCGGATCGATGCTCATCCCGATCCAGCGCGGACCCCTGCGGCTCTTCTGCAGCAGGTCGATGTTCACGTTGAAGGCGTGCGTGGTGCCGAACTTGCCGCCCTTGTTGAAGCGCGCCACGAAACGCACGATCTTGTAGCGATCCAGCTTCTCGTCATAGCCGTCGTATTCGAGATTGCTGTAGAACGCGCCGAGATTGGCATCCTTCATGGTGATCGCGTCGAACGCCTTGGAGAAGAACAGCTGGTCGCCCTTCAGCACGATCTCGACCATCGTGTCTTCGGTGATCGCGATATAGTCCTGCGCTTCCTGGCCATCCTGATCCATCTTGAGCACGATCGCGCCGTTGCGGGCATAGAGGCTGATCGTGAAGGTCAGCGCCTTGCCGGCCGCCGTGCGCAGCGCGGGATCGTGGGGAAGCGCGTATTGCGCGGGGGAACATTGCGACATGTTACTTCTCCGTTTTCAGATCGGGAAAACTTTGCAGGATGCGCAGGCGCCAGGTCAGCCAGTCGCGGTTGTCGGGATCGGTGGCGATCAACCGGTTCGCGGCCTGCATGGCCAGCCTTGCGGAGCCGCGCGCGCCGGTCTTGTCGCCAAGGTCCGACAGCAGCGTTGCCATCGAATAGCGCGAAAGCATCCAGTCCTGCCGGTAGGCGGCGTTGGCCGGATCGATGCGCAGCAGATCGTCCATGATCGTGGCCTGTTGCTGGCGTTCCGCCAGCGCGTCGCGCTTGTGTCCGGCCGCGTTGAGCGCATCGGCCAACCAGGCGTGGCGGTTGGCGAGATCGGCCTTGATGCCCGCATCGCCGGGGCGGGATCGCGCGGCCTGTTCCATCGCGGCAAGCGCGCTGCGGCAGGCGTCTAACCCGGCCGGCGGGCGCGCCTGCTCCGCCAGTTCCAGCGAACAGATATTGCCCTGCGCGTAACCCAGCTCGCGCAGCGCGCCGGCATCGCCGGGTTGCAGTTTCACCAGCTTTTCGGCCAACGCGCGATAGGCGGTGAAGTGCGGGCGCGCGGCGGCATAGCGGTTGCGCTGGTAGTCGGTATAGCCGATCCAGAACTCGCTTTGCGCATGCGCGAACACGCGCTGCGGATCGTTCGGCATTTCCGCCAGCAAAGCGCCGGTGGCGCGGTGCGCTTCGCTGAACTCCATCAGCGCGGCGTCCAACCGTCCGCGCTTCTGGTCGTCCTCGCCCATCGCTTGCAGCACGCGGGCGCGCCGGTCGAGCGAGCCGGCGGGCAGGCCGTCGAGATCGCCCTGTGCGGCATAGTAGTCCAGCGCGCGCGTGTTGACCGATTCCAGCACGTCGAGCCGCCCGACTCCTTCCAGCCTTGTCCGCAGGTCTGTCAGCATGAACTCGATCAGCCCTTCGGCCTGTTGCCTTTGCCGGTCTGCCTCGTTGCGCGCGTTGATCGCCACGAACAGGAGCGTGGACAGCACTACAACGGTCAGGGCGGAAACAAGCGTGATGGCCGTCACGCGGCGCAGCTGCCGCTGCGCGTCGCGCTGCACCAGCTCGTCGAGCCCGATGCCGGTCAATCCGGCAACAAGGCGCAGGCGGGCAAGCTTGCCGTCGCCGATCCGGCGGAAGTCGGCGGCGGCCGGCTCGCGCACCGCTTCTCCGGCTTCCCCGTCGGTCGCGGCATCCGTCAGACTGGGCGGAAAGGCGTCTTCCGGTTCGCCGTGGAGCAGCCCCGCCAGGATCGGGCGATCCGGGTGCTTTTCGCGGAAATAGCGGATTTCCTGATCGACCCAGCGCGAACGCCGCGCCTCGGGCGAACAGAGCACGATCAGGCAGGCCGATGCGGCCAGCGCGTTGCGGACTTCCTCGTTCAGATCGCTGGAGGCGGGCAGCTCGTTGCGATCGCGGAAGATCGGCGTCAGCCGGCGTGGCACCCGGCCGCGTGGCGTTTCCAGCCCCACCAGCCGGGGGGGGATGCGGTACGTCTCCAGCCAGCGGTGAAGCCGCGCGGCCGCCGGCGTATCCGCATGGCTATAGCTCAGGAAGGCGCGATAGCGCGGCTGCTCGTTTGCGGAACTGGCCTCCGGCGGGGCAGTCATCGATCACTCCAGCGGACAGTCTGGCAGACATAGGGGCCAAGGGCTGCCGAGGTTTATACTCAGGCAACGCCCTTAGACAATTGTCGCGACCGCTGGTGTGATCGATGCCGCAGCCGGCGGGTCAGCCTATTCCGGGCACCGCCTCGGGCACGGCCGCATCGCTTTCGAAGCTTGCCACCGGATAGGCGCAATAGTCCGCCGCGTACCACGCACCGGGGCGGTGATTGCCCGATTCGCCCAGACCGCCGAACGGCATGTTGGCGGCAGCGCCCGTGGTCGGGCGGTTGCGGTTGATCACGCCGGCGCGGGCGAAGTCGAGATAGTGCTCCCACTTCGCGTCATCGCCGGTGACGAGGCCGGCGGAAAGGCCATAGGCGGTGGCGTTGGCGGCGGCGATCGCCTGTTCGAAATCGCCCACGCGGCGCACGAACAGCACCGGCGCGAAGATTTCCTCGTCGGGCACGTCCACGCCGGTTACGTCATAGAGCGCGGGCTTGACGAAGCTGCCCGGCCGGCCGGCGATCCCGGTGAAGCGCCGCAGCGGGCGCGCGCCCATCCGCTCGATCGCGCCGACCATGTCGAGCGCGCGTTCCGCGGCCTGCACCGACACCAGCGGCCCCATGAAGGCGTCGCCGGCGTCCGACCATGCGGCCACCGGCAGGCGGTCGATCAGCGCGGTCAGGGCCTCGATGAAGGCGTCGCCCGTCGCGCCTTCGGGCACGATCAGCCGGCGCGCGCAGGAACAGCGCTGGCCGGTGGTGATGAAGGCGGACATCGCGATCACGCGCGCCACCGCCTCGGGATCGCCGTCCCACGCAATCAGCGGGTTGTTGCCGCCCAGCTCCAGCGCCAGCATCACGTGGGGCCGGTCGATGAAGGCGCGGCGGAAGGCGCGGCCGGCGGCGGAGGAGCCGGTGAACAGCAGCCCGTCGATGTCGCCGCCGATCAGCGCCGCGCCGGTCTCGCGCGCGCCCTGCGCCAGTTGGAGCACGCCATCGGGCAGGCCCGCCTCGGCCCACGCGCGGGCCATGACCTCGCCGGTCCATGGCGCGATCTCGGACGGCTTGAACACCACCGTGTTGCCCGCCAGCAGCGCCGGCACGATGTGCCCGTTGGGCAGATGGCCGGGGAAGTTGTAGGGGCCAAGCACCGCCATCACACCGTGCGGGCGGTGGCGCAGCACCGCGCGGCCGAACGCGGTCGCGCTTTCGCGGGTGCCGGCGCGTTCGGCCTGCGCCGCGATCGATACCTCGACCTTGCCGGCCATGGACGCAGCTTCGGTCTTGCTTTCCCACAGCAGCTTGCCGGTCTCGCGCGAGATCGTCTCGGCGATCGAGCCTGCGTTCGCCTTCAGGTAATCGGCGTAGCGCCGGGCCACGGCGATGCGTTCGTTCAGCGGCGTGCGCGACCAGCCGGGCAGGGCGACGCGGGCGCGCTCCACCATCGATGCGGCTTCCTCCGGCGCGGTGATCGCGCCTTCCCACACGGTTTCGCCGGTTGCGGGATCGATCGACTGGAGCATTTCGGCCATGTTCGCGTCCTTCAGGCCCGGACCAGGATCTGGCTGCCGGCATCGAGGCCGAGCATCCGGGCGGTGGAAGCCGGAATGTGGGCATTCCCGTCGCAAATGTCGACGGGGGCGTGAGTCACGCGGAAGCGCTCGATGGCGTCGTTGGCGACCAGCCGCGAAGGCGCGGCGGCGACGTTGTCGTTGACGGCTACGGTGCAGGGCGTGGTTCGACGGATCGTGTCGATCTTGTCGCGCGCGCAGGTCACCGTTGGTCCGCCGTCGAACACGTCGACCAGCCCGGTCCAGCTGAAGCCTTCGCTTTCGAGCATTTTGCGCGCGGCGCGGCCATCGGGGTGGACTTCGCCGATCACGTCGCGCGCGAACGGCTCGATCAGTTCCAGGTAGATCGGGTGGCGCGGGGCCAGATCGACCAGGAACTGCCCGTTGCTGGCGGTGATCATGCGGTCCGCTTCCTCGAAGGGCAGGCGGAAGAACTTGGCGGAAACGCCTTCCCAGAACGGGCTTTCGCCTTCCCAGTCAAACCAGCCGCGCAGTTCGGAAACGATCTTGTCGGCGAAGCGGTCGCGCGCCGCCGCTATCAGCATGTAGCGCGATGCCGCCAGCAGCGTGCCGTTGCCGCCGCCGCGATGCTCCGGGTGGACGAACAGCGAGCCGACCTCGCTGGCCCCGGCGCATTCGTTGACCAGCACCAGCGCCTCGTGCTCGAAGTTCACGCCGGCGGCGTTGGAATGCTGCGCCAGCTTGACCACGCGGAACGAGAAGTGCGGGCGCGCCACGCCGATCGCCCCGCGCACCGAGGCGACGCCGATCACCTGCCCGGTATCGCTCTCCTCCAGCATCAGCGTGTACCACGCCTCCGCCGCCGGGATCGTCCCGGCGAAGCTGGCCGCCGACAGGGCGAGCCGGTGGCCCAGCGTATCGGCGCATTCGGGCAGGCTGGTCAGCCCCGGACCGCCCAGGCGGGCGAGG
The Novosphingobium sp. EMRT-2 genome window above contains:
- a CDS encoding arginine N-succinyltransferase encodes the protein MARIVRPGTEADLDALLDLARLGGPGLTSLPECADTLGHRLALSAASFAGTIPAAEAWYTLMLEESDTGQVIGVASVRGAIGVARPHFSFRVVKLAQHSNAAGVNFEHEALVLVNECAGASEVGSLFVHPEHRGGGNGTLLAASRYMLIAAARDRFADKIVSELRGWFDWEGESPFWEGVSAKFFRLPFEEADRMITASNGQFLVDLAPRHPIYLELIEPFARDVIGEVHPDGRAARKMLESEGFSWTGLVDVFDGGPTVTCARDKIDTIRRTTPCTVAVNDNVAAAPSRLVANDAIERFRVTHAPVDICDGNAHIPASTARMLGLDAGSQILVRA